GGCGGTTCTGCTCCATCCCCAGGCTCATGGCCATTTTTCCGATGTAGGGCAAGTGCTGCTGAACCTGTTCCATGGCAATCGATCAAAGAAGCGATTAATCCGCCATATACAAAACCAGGCAATGCCAAATGCTCCGGTTTAGGTTGATAAATCGTTACAGTTTGCTCACCATCCCAACCCGTTCTAAAATGGTGGCCATCTTGATTCAATCTGCCGCAGCCGTAGCACCATGCAAAATCATTCGGATAATCATCCTGAATGGCATTAACAACTTTTTCTTCCATTTTCGTTTTTCCTCCTATCC
Above is a genomic segment from Neobacillus endophyticus containing:
- a CDS encoding PaaI family thioesterase, which codes for MEEKVVNAIQDDYPNDFAWCYGCGRLNQDGHHFRTGWDGEQTVTIYQPKPEHLALPGFVYGGLIASLIDCHGTGSAALALHRKNGHEPGDGAEPPRFVTASLNVNFLKPTPHGIPLKVSGTVHEIHPKKFRVEAEVLANNELCARGEVIAVVMPNTFLK